The following are from one region of the Polaribacter marinaquae genome:
- a CDS encoding 4Fe-4S binding protein → MKAIKQTGLLLFLIGLATFIALIFTGDFNLNQTELDTFLKDQNYKNEVIAKELQQAVVTKDNLSIFEFSSRTRKAYANANKHYDDLIAKYDAAKNWEKKGAQFQYKISGKPHSLSYTLAKKAGKGFAAQQTSWAWFLTFGLGIIGALMFIVPDVILLGKPGIKNDGIFLSAATNRGWIGWFAFVFLVSFYILLYFYPDYIVNWVYLVDPISKFISGNPASQWFLYGFLYCVVMTVMAVRMYIKYRHNKYQILRTTSVLFFQIVFAFLIPEILVRFEKPWYDFKNAFPLDYDFFFKWNLEELLASGGLGLFILVWGVVLTIVVVPVMVYFFGKRWYCSWVCGCGGLAETLGDPYRQLSSKTLLSWRVERIVIHSVLIFVLVMTGFALYTFFTNEGQVLGIQTQTIQDIYGFLIGSIFAGVIGTGFYPIFGNRVWCRFGCPLAAYLGFVQRFKSRFRITTNGGQCISCGNCSTYCEQGIDVRAYAQKGENIVRSSCVGCGVCSAVCPRGVLKLENGPEEGRINPTDVLLGNDVDLMDLVNKK, encoded by the coding sequence ATGAAAGCAATAAAACAAACAGGATTACTACTTTTTCTTATAGGTTTAGCCACCTTTATAGCCTTAATTTTTACAGGTGATTTTAATTTAAATCAAACAGAACTTGATACTTTTTTAAAGGATCAAAACTATAAAAATGAAGTAATTGCCAAAGAACTGCAACAAGCAGTCGTAACCAAAGACAACTTGTCTATTTTTGAGTTCTCTAGCCGTACTAGAAAAGCATATGCAAATGCTAATAAACATTACGATGATTTAATTGCAAAATACGATGCAGCTAAAAATTGGGAGAAAAAAGGAGCTCAGTTTCAATATAAAATCTCTGGTAAACCACACAGTCTTAGCTATACACTTGCCAAAAAGGCTGGTAAAGGTTTTGCGGCACAACAAACGAGTTGGGCATGGTTTTTAACCTTTGGTTTGGGTATTATAGGTGCACTTATGTTTATTGTACCAGATGTAATTTTGTTAGGAAAACCTGGTATTAAAAATGATGGTATCTTTTTAAGTGCTGCTACCAATCGCGGTTGGATTGGTTGGTTTGCTTTTGTGTTTCTAGTTAGTTTTTACATACTGCTATACTTCTATCCAGATTACATTGTAAATTGGGTGTATTTGGTAGATCCTATTAGTAAATTTATAAGCGGAAACCCTGCAAGCCAATGGTTTTTATACGGATTTTTATATTGTGTTGTAATGACAGTAATGGCTGTTAGAATGTACATTAAATATCGCCATAATAAATACCAAATATTAAGAACTACATCTGTTTTATTCTTTCAAATAGTATTTGCTTTTTTGATTCCAGAAATTTTAGTGCGATTCGAAAAACCATGGTACGACTTTAAAAATGCGTTTCCTTTAGATTATGATTTCTTTTTTAAATGGAATTTAGAGGAATTATTAGCCAGCGGTGGTTTAGGTCTATTCATTTTAGTTTGGGGTGTTGTACTTACGATTGTAGTTGTGCCTGTTATGGTGTATTTCTTCGGAAAAAGATGGTATTGTTCTTGGGTTTGTGGTTGTGGTGGATTGGCAGAAACGCTAGGAGACCCTTACAGACAATTGTCTAGTAAAACCTTACTTTCTTGGCGAGTAGAACGCATTGTAATTCATTCTGTATTAATATTTGTTTTAGTGATGACTGGTTTTGCTTTATACACTTTCTTTACAAACGAAGGACAAGTATTAGGCATTCAAACACAAACAATTCAAGATATTTATGGCTTTTTAATCGGTTCTATTTTTGCGGGAGTTATCGGTACTGGTTTTTATCCAATTTTTGGTAATAGAGTTTGGTGTAGATTTGGTTGCCCATTAGCAGCTTATTTAGGTTTTGTACAACGTTTTAAATCTAGATTTAGAATTACAACCAACGGTGGTCAATGTATTTCTTGCGGAAACTGTTCTACGTATTGCGAGCAAGGTATCGATGTTAGAGCTTATGCACAAAAAGGAGAAAACATTGTACGTTCTAGTTGTGTTGGTTGTGGTGTATGTTCTGCAGTTTGCCCTAGAGGTGTTTTAAAATTAGAAAACGGTCCGGAAGAAGGAAGAATAAATCCTACTGATGTTTTATTAGGAAACGATGTTGATTTAATGGATTTGGTAAACAAGAAATAA
- a CDS encoding FAD/NAD(P)-binding oxidoreductase: MEHIVIIGNGIAGVTAARHIRKKSDKQITIVSAETKYFFSRTALMYVYMGHMKFEHTQPYENWFWDKNNIALKEGLVTKVHTENSNIELASGEILAYDKLIIATGSKPNKFGWPGQDLEGVIGMYHKQDLEKLEQLAPDNKACNRAVIVGGGLIGIELAEMLRSRKIPVTFLVRETSFWNGVLPAQESEMINQHIKEHHIDLRLNTNLKEIKADKNGRVTSIIIEETGEEIACNVVGLTAGVTPNIDFLKESNIELGRGVKVNRFLETNVANIYAIGDCAEQHEAIGQRRNIEAVWYTGRMMGETLAETICGNRIAYKPGHWFNSAKFLDIEYQTYGWVFSERNKKENEAYFQWKHPSENKCITISFDKDTKQFLGINTFGIRMRHEIFDKWLTEKQNISHVLEFLADANFDPEFYKLHEKEIVAKFNKENNTNIQLQKKSWKRIFSKA, encoded by the coding sequence ATGGAACATATTGTAATAATTGGGAACGGTATTGCCGGCGTAACTGCAGCAAGACACATTAGAAAAAAGTCTGACAAACAAATTACCATTGTGTCTGCAGAAACCAAATATTTCTTTTCTAGAACTGCTTTAATGTATGTGTACATGGGGCACATGAAATTTGAACATACACAACCTTATGAAAATTGGTTTTGGGATAAAAACAACATTGCCTTAAAAGAAGGTTTGGTAACAAAAGTACATACAGAAAACAGTAATATTGAATTAGCTTCTGGTGAAATTTTAGCCTACGATAAATTAATTATTGCTACAGGTTCTAAACCAAATAAGTTTGGTTGGCCTGGGCAAGATTTAGAAGGTGTTATTGGCATGTACCACAAACAAGATTTAGAAAAACTAGAACAACTTGCACCAGATAATAAAGCGTGTAATAGAGCCGTAATAGTTGGTGGTGGTTTGATAGGTATTGAATTGGCAGAAATGCTACGCAGTAGAAAAATACCAGTTACTTTTTTAGTGAGAGAAACCAGTTTCTGGAACGGTGTTTTGCCTGCTCAAGAATCTGAAATGATAAATCAGCATATTAAAGAACACCACATAGATTTGCGTTTAAACACCAACTTAAAAGAAATTAAAGCAGATAAAAACGGACGCGTAACTTCTATTATTATTGAAGAAACTGGTGAAGAAATTGCTTGTAATGTTGTTGGTTTAACTGCTGGTGTTACCCCAAATATAGATTTCTTAAAAGAATCTAATATCGAACTTGGTAGAGGTGTAAAAGTAAATCGTTTTTTAGAAACCAATGTGGCTAATATTTATGCCATTGGAGATTGTGCAGAACAACACGAAGCCATCGGACAAAGAAGAAATATTGAAGCAGTTTGGTACACGGGCAGGATGATGGGAGAAACCTTAGCAGAAACTATTTGTGGCAATAGAATAGCATACAAACCCGGACATTGGTTTAATTCTGCAAAATTTTTAGACATTGAATATCAAACATATGGTTGGGTGTTTAGCGAAAGAAATAAGAAAGAAAACGAAGCGTATTTTCAATGGAAACATCCATCAGAAAATAAATGCATTACCATTTCTTTTGATAAGGATACTAAACAATTCTTAGGAATTAATACGTTTGGCATTCGAATGCGCCATGAAATATTTGACAAATGGCTTACAGAAAAGCAAAACATATCACATGTTTTAGAATTCTTAGCAGACGCTAATTTTGATCCAGAATTTTACAAACTTCACGAAAAAGAAATTGTAGCAAAATTCAATAAAGAAAACAACACCAATATACAACTACAAAAGAAAAGCTGGAAAAGAATTTTTAGCAAAGCATAA
- a CDS encoding transporter — protein MKKVLSKSLFVAFLAIGLQVQAQENDAPAKSNVQTYTPSKLLNKGQWDIKFFNNLYTETKGKFNGVKADKARENYFTSTLEVFTGVSENNRINVGVLLEYRSNTIGGRSATAVFDLGNDATARKGLSSFAPAIKFQPLENVGNFSIQSAFHIPILENETENGVFLDQTAYTFQNRFFYDYTLPSGNWQLFTELNTEYNFGEEDSFANKTFLLAPGIFMSYFPSDKSTVLGFVQHAQRFGDFTQDYTALGFGGKYQLTDLLNLEVLYSKFIRGNDTGLGQSFNIGLRALF, from the coding sequence ATGAAAAAAGTTTTAAGTAAAAGTTTGTTTGTAGCCTTTTTAGCTATAGGTTTACAAGTGCAAGCGCAAGAAAATGATGCACCTGCAAAAAGCAATGTGCAAACGTATACGCCATCAAAATTATTAAACAAGGGGCAGTGGGATATTAAGTTTTTTAACAATTTGTATACGGAAACCAAAGGGAAGTTTAACGGAGTAAAAGCAGACAAGGCAAGAGAAAATTATTTTACATCAACGTTAGAAGTATTTACGGGTGTTTCTGAAAATAACAGAATTAATGTAGGTGTATTGTTAGAATATCGTTCGAATACAATTGGCGGTAGAAGTGCAACGGCAGTTTTCGATTTAGGCAATGATGCAACAGCAAGAAAAGGGCTTTCTTCTTTTGCACCAGCAATTAAATTTCAGCCATTAGAAAATGTAGGAAACTTCTCGATACAATCTGCTTTTCACATTCCGATTTTAGAAAACGAAACAGAAAATGGTGTTTTTTTAGACCAAACGGCGTACACTTTTCAGAATCGTTTTTTTTATGATTACACACTACCAAGCGGTAACTGGCAATTGTTTACAGAGTTAAATACCGAGTATAATTTTGGCGAAGAAGATAGTTTTGCAAATAAGACGTTTTTATTAGCACCCGGGATTTTTATGAGTTATTTTCCTTCGGATAAATCTACTGTTTTAGGTTTTGTGCAACACGCGCAACGTTTTGGCGATTTTACACAAGATTATACCGCGCTTGGTTTTGGTGGAAAATACCAATTAACAGACTTGTTAAACTTAGAGGTTTTGTATAGTAAATTCATACGTGGTAACGATACTGGTTTAGGACAAAGTTTTAACATTGGTTTAAGAGCGCTATTTTAA
- a CDS encoding glycoside hydrolase family 113 produces the protein MLLVILLNFSCKSQSKKINGVSFVASRDTISTQHITPVLKAQSNYVALMPFGFIKNLATPTITHNTKRQWFGETENGLLQYAKRFQKENVRIMVKPHIWVWRGEFTGNIKMDSEENWQVLEDSYTAFILTYAKAAASLNAEIFCIGTELEQFVVNRPAFWQQLIQKIRAVYKGKLTYAANWDEYSRVPFWKEIDYIGIDAYFPVSDLKSPTVADYEAGWQPHKQAILKLQKSVKKPVLFTEFGYRSVDFNGKEPWDSNRIEGSVNLQAQANALQAIHNQFWQEEWFAGGFIWKWFHRHANVGGEKNNRFTPQNKPAEELIRKLYGL, from the coding sequence TTGCTCTTAGTAATTCTTTTAAACTTCTCTTGCAAAAGTCAGTCTAAAAAAATAAACGGAGTAAGCTTTGTAGCATCAAGAGATACTATTAGCACACAACACATTACACCAGTTTTAAAGGCACAAAGCAATTATGTTGCATTGATGCCTTTTGGCTTTATAAAGAATTTGGCAACACCAACAATTACGCATAACACCAAAAGGCAATGGTTTGGTGAAACAGAAAATGGATTGTTGCAATACGCAAAACGTTTTCAAAAAGAAAATGTGCGCATTATGGTAAAACCACACATTTGGGTGTGGCGAGGAGAATTTACTGGTAACATAAAAATGGATTCTGAAGAAAATTGGCAAGTTCTAGAAGATTCTTACACAGCTTTTATTTTAACCTATGCAAAGGCAGCAGCATCTTTAAATGCAGAAATTTTTTGTATTGGTACAGAGTTAGAGCAATTTGTTGTGAATAGGCCTGCATTTTGGCAGCAACTTATTCAGAAAATAAGAGCAGTTTACAAGGGCAAATTAACCTATGCTGCCAATTGGGATGAATACTCGCGAGTACCTTTCTGGAAAGAAATCGATTATATTGGTATAGATGCCTATTTTCCTGTAAGCGATTTAAAATCGCCCACAGTGGCAGACTATGAAGCGGGTTGGCAACCGCACAAACAAGCAATTCTAAAACTTCAAAAATCTGTAAAGAAACCTGTTTTGTTTACAGAGTTTGGGTATAGAAGTGTAGACTTTAATGGTAAAGAACCTTGGGACTCTAATAGAATAGAAGGTTCGGTAAATTTACAAGCGCAAGCCAATGCATTGCAAGCAATTCACAATCAATTTTGGCAAGAAGAATGGTTTGCTGGTGGTTTTATATGGAAATGGTTTCATAGACACGCTAACGTTGGTGGCGAAAAAAACAATAGATTTACACCGCAAAATAAACCAGCAGAAGAATTAATTAGAAAATTATATGGTCTTTAA
- a CDS encoding outer membrane protein assembly factor, with product MQVTCAQKTTIVSLEIVGQDKIKTSYLKKIITTKQGEVLDSVKLNQDITFLKRLPAVSHAYFNVTRLPNFKSHVKIGIEENFTLLPSLNFWTTTNKQFAYKLGLYEYNFLGNNTTFGGFYQNNGFHSYGFTYRAPNLFSKKWGLAISFKDWKSEEPLYFGEKTANYLYNNTSVELLGLYQLNLKHRIDFGISFFSEKYKYLSGETAEGVPLALDLDKKLLKLVYQYNGLDYYYQYVSGFKSVLYTQYVTTQNDFQNDFLIAWNDFFYYKRIGAKGNWANKLRLGIASNENSPFAPFALDNNVNIRGVGILVDRGTGVAVLNSEYRHTVYDKKWLAIQTNVFTDAGTWREPGGQLSDLFKQEKLRVFSGIGLRFISKKIYNATFRIDYGFKVYDTRNTTKGGLVFGLGQYF from the coding sequence ATGCAAGTAACATGTGCGCAAAAAACAACAATTGTTTCTTTAGAAATAGTAGGGCAAGATAAAATTAAAACAAGCTATTTAAAAAAGATAATAACCACAAAACAAGGCGAAGTATTAGATTCTGTAAAACTGAATCAAGACATCACATTTTTAAAAAGATTGCCTGCTGTAAGTCATGCTTATTTTAATGTAACTCGGTTGCCCAATTTTAAAAGCCATGTAAAAATTGGTATAGAAGAGAATTTTACACTTTTACCAAGTTTAAATTTCTGGACAACCACCAACAAACAATTTGCTTATAAACTTGGTTTGTACGAGTATAATTTTTTAGGAAACAACACTACGTTTGGTGGCTTTTATCAAAATAATGGTTTTCATTCTTATGGTTTTACCTATCGCGCACCCAATTTGTTTTCCAAAAAATGGGGATTGGCAATCAGTTTTAAAGACTGGAAAAGTGAAGAGCCGTTGTATTTTGGTGAAAAAACAGCCAATTACTTGTACAACAATACTTCGGTAGAACTGCTAGGTTTGTATCAACTGAATTTAAAGCATCGCATCGATTTCGGTATCAGCTTTTTTTCAGAGAAATATAAATACTTGTCTGGTGAAACCGCAGAAGGTGTACCATTGGCGTTAGATTTAGATAAAAAACTTTTAAAACTGGTGTATCAATACAATGGTTTAGATTATTACTACCAATACGTTAGCGGTTTTAAAAGTGTCTTATACACGCAATATGTTACTACGCAAAACGATTTTCAAAATGATTTTTTAATTGCTTGGAACGACTTTTTCTATTACAAAAGGATTGGTGCTAAAGGCAATTGGGCAAATAAATTACGTTTGGGTATTGCTTCTAATGAGAATTCACCTTTTGCGCCCTTTGCTTTAGATAACAATGTAAATATTAGAGGTGTTGGTATTTTGGTAGATAGAGGTACTGGTGTTGCGGTTTTAAATTCTGAATATAGACATACCGTTTACGATAAAAAGTGGCTGGCAATTCAAACCAATGTTTTTACGGATGCAGGTACTTGGCGAGAACCTGGCGGACAATTAAGCGACCTTTTTAAACAAGAAAAATTAAGAGTATTCTCTGGAATAGGGCTGCGTTTTATCAGTAAAAAAATATACAATGCTACTTTTAGAATCGATTATGGTTTTAAAGTCTACGATACCAGAAATACGACAAAAGGAGGGTTGGTTTTTGGTTTAGGGCAGTATTTTTAA
- a CDS encoding metallophosphoesterase family protein has product MSTFAIGDIHGGLKALVQVLNKLEVTEEDTLIFMGDYVDGWSESAQVVSFLIELSKKINCIFIKGNHDVWCEEWLKDESVNPTWYMHGGKETIDSYDGFTAAEKSEHLTFFENLLLYHLDDANRLFLHAGFTSMHGVVKEMFPGNFYFDRTLWEMALAMNVTIDKNNPTYPKRLQHYAEIYIGHTPTTNFGIPTPMNRANVWNVDTGAAFKGKVCAMNIDTKTYYQSDNLPGLYPDEKGRN; this is encoded by the coding sequence ATGAGCACTTTTGCAATTGGAGACATTCACGGCGGTTTAAAAGCCCTAGTACAAGTATTAAATAAACTAGAAGTTACCGAAGAAGACACACTTATTTTTATGGGAGATTATGTAGATGGCTGGAGCGAGTCTGCACAAGTAGTTTCTTTTTTAATCGAGTTGTCAAAAAAAATCAACTGTATTTTTATCAAAGGAAATCATGATGTTTGGTGCGAAGAATGGCTAAAAGATGAAAGTGTAAATCCTACTTGGTACATGCATGGTGGTAAAGAAACCATCGATAGTTATGATGGTTTTACTGCAGCAGAAAAAAGTGAGCACTTAACATTTTTCGAAAACCTATTATTGTACCATTTAGACGACGCAAATAGATTGTTTTTACATGCCGGTTTTACATCAATGCACGGTGTTGTTAAAGAAATGTTTCCTGGTAATTTTTACTTTGATAGAACTTTGTGGGAAATGGCTTTGGCAATGAATGTTACCATCGATAAAAACAACCCAACGTATCCGAAGCGATTGCAACATTATGCAGAAATTTATATAGGACATACACCAACAACTAATTTCGGAATACCGACACCAATGAACAGAGCCAATGTATGGAATGTTGATACAGGTGCTGCTTTTAAAGGAAAGGTATGTGCAATGAATATTGATACAAAAACGTATTATCAAAGTGATAATTTACCAGGTTTGTATCCTGATGAAAAAGGAAGAAATTAA
- a CDS encoding pyruvate carboxylase encodes MKIKKVLVANRGEIAIRIFRACTEVNVKTVGVYTFEDRYSLHRYKADESYQIGEDNAPLKPYLDIKEIIRIALKSGADAIHPGYGFLSENADLAQQCEDNGLIFVGPKVTVLQSLGDKITAKEVAVANNIPVIKSNENPLDSIETALEEASKIGYPVMLKAASGGGGRGMRVIREAAELKKAFNESKREALNAFGDDTVFLEKFVANPKHIEIQIVADNYGNTVHLFERDCSVQRRYQKVIEFAPSYNLKQETKDALYNYAITICKAVNYNNIGTVEFLVDDDGSIYFIEVNPRIQVEHTVTEVVTNIDLVKTQLFIAGGYKLTDQQIKIPSQDAIKINGYALQCRITTEDPQNDFKPDYGEITTYRSASGFGIRLDAGSVYQGAIISPFFDSMLVKVTANSRTLDGACRKVRRAMAEFRIRGVKTNMPFLDNILKHETFRKGDVTVNFIKETPDLFVFKAPRNRATKLVTYLGDVIVNGNADVKKLDPTKKFIKPVVPKFDANAAYPEGTKDKLTALGPDAFAQWLKNEKQIHFTDTTMRDAHQSLLATRMRTFDMLKVAEGYAKNNPNIFSMEVWGGATFDVCMRFLQENPWERLQLLRKAMPNVLLQMLIRGSNGVGYTAYPDNLIAKFVEQSWEHGVDLFRIFDSLNWMESIAPCIEHVRTRTNGLAEGSICYTGDILNPKNTKYNLKYYTTLAKDIENAGAHILAIKDMAGLLKPYAAFELVSALKQTVNIPIHLHTHDTSSIQAATYLKAIEAGVDVVDVALGGLSGLTSQPNFNSVVEMMKFNDRASNLNNQSLNEYSNYWETVRDYYYPFESGLKAGSGEVFKHEIPGGQYSNLKPQAQALGLEDRFHEITKMYADVNLLFGDIVKVTPSSKVVGDMAQYLVSNNLTVQDVLERGHTISFPQSVVQFFKGDLGQPVGGFPKDLQKLILKDEQPYTDRPNAHIPALDIDEEYKDFKKIFENDLSRPIDFTDFLSYKLYPKVFTDAYNKHLKYDSLINLPTKNFFYGMEVGEEIIVELDKGKTLLITLDSIGKANEEGLVTVYFKVNGQGRSVQIKDTSVKVETIQNIKAAKENAHEIGAPLQGLLSTILVKKGDKVAKNQPLFIIEAMKMETTITANEDATIDAIILHEGTLVNSEDLVLKLES; translated from the coding sequence ATGAAGATTAAAAAAGTACTTGTTGCCAATCGCGGTGAAATTGCCATTCGAATTTTTAGAGCCTGTACAGAGGTAAATGTAAAAACCGTTGGAGTTTACACATTCGAAGATCGCTATTCGTTACACAGGTACAAAGCAGACGAATCGTATCAAATAGGTGAAGACAATGCCCCATTAAAGCCCTATTTAGATATCAAAGAAATTATAAGAATCGCTTTAAAAAGTGGTGCAGATGCCATACACCCAGGTTACGGTTTCTTGTCTGAAAATGCAGATTTAGCGCAACAATGTGAAGACAATGGTCTTATTTTTGTAGGTCCTAAAGTTACAGTTCTTCAATCTTTAGGCGATAAAATTACAGCCAAAGAAGTGGCGGTTGCAAATAACATACCCGTTATTAAAAGTAACGAAAATCCTTTAGACAGTATCGAAACAGCTTTAGAAGAAGCATCTAAAATTGGTTATCCTGTAATGCTAAAAGCAGCTTCTGGTGGTGGCGGTAGGGGTATGCGTGTTATTAGAGAGGCTGCCGAATTAAAAAAAGCTTTTAACGAAAGTAAACGAGAGGCACTAAATGCTTTTGGAGACGATACCGTTTTTTTAGAAAAGTTTGTTGCCAACCCAAAACATATAGAAATACAAATTGTTGCCGATAATTATGGCAATACAGTGCATTTGTTTGAGCGCGATTGTTCTGTGCAACGTCGTTACCAAAAGGTAATCGAATTTGCACCTTCTTACAATTTAAAGCAAGAAACAAAAGATGCTTTGTACAACTACGCAATTACCATTTGTAAAGCTGTAAATTATAACAATATTGGTACAGTAGAGTTTTTAGTTGATGATGATGGATCTATTTATTTTATAGAAGTAAACCCAAGAATACAAGTAGAACATACGGTTACAGAGGTTGTTACCAATATCGATTTGGTAAAAACTCAATTGTTTATTGCGGGTGGTTATAAATTAACCGACCAACAGATTAAAATACCGAGTCAAGATGCCATTAAAATAAACGGTTATGCGCTGCAATGTAGAATTACTACAGAAGATCCTCAGAACGATTTTAAACCCGATTATGGTGAAATTACCACGTATAGAAGTGCGTCTGGTTTCGGAATTCGATTGGATGCTGGTAGTGTGTATCAAGGGGCTATTATTTCGCCTTTTTTCGATTCGATGTTGGTAAAAGTTACTGCAAATAGTAGAACTTTAGATGGCGCGTGTAGAAAAGTACGCAGAGCCATGGCAGAGTTTCGTATTCGAGGTGTTAAAACCAATATGCCTTTTCTAGACAATATCTTAAAACACGAAACTTTTAGAAAAGGAGATGTTACTGTTAATTTTATCAAAGAAACACCCGATTTATTTGTGTTTAAAGCGCCTAGAAATAGAGCTACCAAATTGGTTACCTATTTGGGTGATGTGATTGTAAACGGAAATGCGGATGTTAAAAAATTAGATCCTACAAAGAAATTTATAAAACCTGTTGTACCTAAATTTGATGCCAATGCTGCGTATCCTGAAGGTACAAAAGACAAACTAACTGCATTAGGGCCTGATGCATTTGCGCAATGGTTAAAAAATGAAAAGCAAATTCATTTTACAGATACTACCATGAGAGATGCACACCAAAGTTTGCTGGCAACAAGAATGCGAACTTTTGATATGCTAAAGGTTGCAGAAGGATATGCTAAAAACAACCCCAATATTTTTAGTATGGAAGTTTGGGGTGGCGCTACTTTTGATGTTTGCATGCGTTTTTTACAAGAAAACCCTTGGGAACGTTTGCAATTGTTACGAAAAGCAATGCCAAATGTATTGTTGCAAATGCTAATTCGTGGGTCTAATGGTGTAGGTTACACGGCGTATCCAGATAATTTAATTGCCAAGTTTGTAGAGCAATCTTGGGAACATGGTGTCGATTTGTTTCGAATTTTCGACTCTTTAAACTGGATGGAATCTATTGCACCTTGTATAGAACATGTTAGAACCAGAACCAATGGTTTGGCAGAGGGTTCTATTTGCTATACTGGCGATATTTTAAATCCAAAAAACACCAAATACAACTTAAAATATTACACCACTTTAGCCAAAGACATCGAAAATGCGGGTGCGCATATTTTGGCAATTAAAGACATGGCTGGTTTGTTAAAACCTTATGCTGCTTTCGAATTGGTAAGTGCTTTAAAGCAAACGGTAAATATTCCGATTCATTTGCACACGCACGATACCTCTTCTATACAAGCTGCTACCTATTTAAAGGCAATAGAAGCAGGTGTAGATGTTGTTGATGTTGCTTTGGGTGGTTTGTCTGGTTTAACCTCGCAACCCAACTTTAACTCTGTGGTAGAAATGATGAAATTTAACGACAGAGCAAGCAATTTAAACAATCAATCTTTAAACGAATATTCTAATTACTGGGAAACAGTAAGAGATTACTACTACCCTTTTGAGTCTGGTTTAAAAGCAGGTTCTGGTGAAGTTTTTAAACACGAAATTCCGGGTGGCCAATATTCGAACTTAAAGCCACAGGCGCAAGCATTGGGTTTGGAAGATCGTTTTCATGAAATTACCAAAATGTATGCAGATGTAAACTTACTTTTTGGCGATATTGTAAAAGTTACACCAAGCTCTAAGGTTGTGGGTGACATGGCACAGTACTTAGTTAGTAACAACTTAACGGTGCAAGATGTGTTAGAACGCGGACATACCATTTCTTTTCCGCAATCTGTAGTTCAATTTTTTAAAGGTGATTTAGGGCAACCCGTTGGCGGATTCCCAAAAGATTTGCAGAAACTTATCTTAAAAGACGAACAACCTTATACAGATAGACCAAATGCACATATACCTGCTTTAGATATTGATGAAGAGTACAAAGACTTTAAAAAGATATTTGAAAACGATTTAAGTAGACCGATTGATTTTACAGATTTCTTATCGTATAAATTGTATCCGAAGGTATTTACAGATGCTTACAACAAGCATTTAAAGTACGATAGTTTGATTAACCTACCAACTAAAAACTTTTTCTACGGAATGGAAGTTGGCGAAGAAATTATAGTTGAGTTAGACAAAGGAAAAACCTTGTTAATTACCCTAGATTCTATAGGTAAAGCCAATGAAGAGGGGTTGGTAACTGTTTACTTTAAGGTAAACGGACAAGGAAGATCTGTGCAAATAAAAGACACCTCTGTAAAAGTAGAAACTATACAAAATATAAAAGCAGCTAAAGAGAATGCACACGAAATTGGTGCACCTTTACAGGGTTTATTATCTACAATCTTGGTGAAGAAAGGTGATAAAGTTGCTAAGAATCAGCCTTTATTTATCATCGAAGCCATGAAAATGGAAACAACCATTACAGCCAACGAAGATGCTACTATAGATGCCATTATTTTACATGAAGGCACGCTTGTAAATTCTGAAGACTTGGTCTTAAAACTAGAAAGTTAA